One genomic region from Nymphaea colorata isolate Beijing-Zhang1983 chromosome 12, ASM883128v2, whole genome shotgun sequence encodes:
- the LOC116265376 gene encoding uncharacterized protein LOC116265376 produces MEPFEERCRKHPFQTLTGVCPFCLSHRLRLLCPDCAAVRPCKCSSSSATSSEIPSTSSSSSSFSSSLERPKHQAAGGRVGSVGRISLLIDSEPAFNRSKSARDAPLPHLRSKSRASTLCPEEPSSNPPESRRRWSLWSFLVPEKQKKQTNPVPEKSIAAKLPRSRSVGVSYFADSSHFSNNPIAVAPRKSVGAVAGGGERPKGWGWSFASPIRVFRQNKAVNGRTPLCRG; encoded by the coding sequence ATGGAGCCCTTCGAGGAGAGATGCCGGAAGCATCCGTTCCAGACGCTAACGGGCGTCTGCCCCTTCTGCCTGAGCCACCGCCTCAGGCTACTCTGCCCCGACTGCGCCGCCGTCCGCCCTTGCAaatgctcctcctcctccgccacTTCGTCCGAGATTCCCTCCAcctcctcgtcctcctcctctttctcttcctccctgGAGCGGCCGAAGCATCAGGCCGCCGGTGGCCGCGTCGGCTCCGTCGGGCGGATCTCCCTCCTCATCGACTCCGAGCCCGCCTTCAACCGCTCAAAATCGGCCCGTGACGCCCCGCTCCCCCACCTTAGATCGAAGTCCCGCGCGAGCACGCTGTGCCCCGAGGAGCCCAGTTCGAACCCGCCGGAGTCGCGCAGGCGCTGGTCGCTCTGGTCGTTCCTGGTCCcggagaaacaaaagaagcagaCGAACCCCGTGCCGGAGAAGTCTATCGCCGCGAAATTGCCGAGATCCAGATCGGTCGGCGTCTCCTACTTCGCGGATTCTAGTCACTTTTCTAACAATCCAATCGCCGTCGCCCCCCGAAAAAGCGTCGGAGCAGTAGCCGGAGGTGGGGAGAGACCGAAGGGTTGGGGTTGGTCGTTCGCTAGTCCGATTAGGGTTTTCCGGCAGAACAAGGCGGTTAACGGCAGGACGCCTTTGTGTAGAGGATGA
- the LOC116266390 gene encoding UDP-glycosyltransferase 73C4-like: MGSGGREMMLIPAQGQGHLFPCAQLSLQLASRGISVTVVLPSDLAPSIAAACHDQPLVRVCPISLPPHPTDTPHHQIVRLRNSLIAERFTEILSQLTTSDGPPPPVCVIFDALAGWATEICERFAIPTVAFFTNGTCACALEYVGYHLPLEGLNPDDPVSIPGLPETLRLTYADLSNKPPPSAWASDRRFPPWVADVKSATAFLFNTCDELERPFIDCISREAGKKAFGVGPLLPRQLWDSAGAPLRDGAVRSKRDCSISEDEVEAWLDSKPVGSVVFVSFGSELSPSSAELAELAAALEESGRPFIWVIQAEVKMFTAGVGAESAKDPWLGMLPQGFEEKVKERGLVVRGWAPQLLILSHPSTGGFVSHCGWNSSLESLACGVPILAWPIRGDQWQNAILVAEHLRVGAVLAVRGKGAVNKKQVVDGLEKVMGDGETRSRAADLKKTIFSSGFPASSSTSIDAFIDLFQTE, translated from the coding sequence ATGGGTAGCGGCGGCAGGGAGATGATGCTGATTCCGGCCCAGGGGCAGGGCCACCTCTTCCCCTGCGCCCAACTCTCCCTCCAGCTTGCCTCTCGCGGCATCTCCGTCACCGTCGTCCTTCCCTCTGACCTCGCTCCTTCCATCGCCGCCGCCTGCCACGACCAGCCTCTCGTCCGCGTCTGCCCCATATCCCTCCCTCCCCATCCCACCGACACCCCCCACCATCAGATCGTGCGTCTCCGAAACAGCCTCATAGCCGAACGTTTCACAGAGATTCTCTCACAGCTGACTACTTCCGATGGTCCTCCCCCGCCCGTCTGCGTCATCTTCGACGCCCTCGCCGGCTGGGCGACCGAGATCTGCGAGCGTTTTGCTATCCCCACCGTCGCCTTCTTCACCAACGGCACCTGTGCCTGCGCGTTGGAGTACGTCGGTTACCACTTGCCGCTCGAGGGACTGAACCCCGATGACCCTGTCTCCATCCCCGGGCTGCCGGAGACCCTCCGCCTGACCTATGCTGATCTGTCCAACAAGCCCCCGCCGAGCGCATGGGCAAGTGATCGCCGGTTCCCGCCATGGGTGGCGGACGTCAAGTCGGCGACGGCGTTCCTTTTCAACACGTGCGACGAGCTGGAGCGACCGTTCATCGATTGCATCAGCAGGGAGGCCGGGAAAAAGGCCTTTGGCGTGGGGCCGTTGCTACCGCGTCAGCTCTGGGACTCCGCCGGCGCGCCGCTCCGCGATGGCGCTGTCAGGTCAAAGCGAGACTGCAGCATAAGCGAGGACGAGGTGGAGGCGTGGCTCGATTCCAAGCCCGTGGGGTCGGTGGTCTTCGTGTCCTTCGGGAGCGAACTAAGCCCAAGCTCCGCCGAGCTGGCGGAGCTGGCTGCTGCCCTCGAAGAGTCAGGCCGGCCGTTCATTTGGGTCATCCAAGCCGAGGTGAAGATGTTCACGGCGGGCGTCGGTGCGGAGTCGGCAAAGGATCCATGGTTAGGAATGCTACCGCAAGGATTCGAAGAGAAGGTGaaggagagggggttggtggtGCGCGGCTGGGCACCGCAGCTACTGATTCTCAGCCACCCGTCGACCGGAGGGTTCGTATCCCATTGCGGGTGGAACTCAAGCTTAGAGTCGCTGGCATGTGGGGTGCCGATCCTGGCGTGGCCGATCCGCGGGGACCAGTGGCAGAACGCCATTTTAGTGGCGGAGCACCTGAGGGTGGGGGCGGTGTTGGCCGTCCGGGGGAAGGGGGCAGTGAATAAGAAGCAGGTGGTCGATGGATTGGAGAAGGTAATGGGAGACGGAGAGACGAGGAGCAGAGCAGCAGATCTAAAGAAGACCATCTTCTCGTCAGGTTTTCCGGCGAGCTCCTCGACCTCCATCGATGCATTCATCGATTTGTTTCAAACAGAGTAG